ATTGTAATTCAACATTATCCGTAAGAGTTACAAAGCCATGTCCATAGCCTTTTGGTATAAAAATCTGCTTTCTATTTTGCTCACTCAGTTCTACAGCAATCCATTTTTTGTAAGTATCTGACCCTTTCCTCAAGTCCACAACTACATCAAGAATCTTCCCCTTAGTACACCTGACAAGCTTTGATTGAGCTTTAGGATTATTTTGAAAATGAATACCTCTCAACACACCTTTTTGGGTAGAATAAGAATGATTATCTTGCACAAAATCTGTATCCAAACCATATTTTGCAAATCTCTCTTTATTATAGCTTTCGGTAAACCAGCCACGATTATCTCCAAAACAGTCAGTTTCTATTATTAATACACCTTTCAAAACAGTGCTCTCTACCTTCATTTTAAACTCCAAACTATTAATAAGTAACCATCTTTAGCTAATAAATAATTTTGCCTTCCCCCACTTTTCTCAAATGCTCACCGTATGGTGATTTACCATACTTTTTAGCCGCGACAAGCAAAGTATTCTTATCTATCCAACCATTGTGATAAGCAATCTCTTCAATAGCTGCTATTTTTATCCCCTGTCTCTTTTCAAGTACCTTTACAAATTCAGCAGCATCTATCAATGAATCAACGGTACCTGTATCAAGCCACGCGTAACCTCTTCCAAGCAATTTGACATCTAATGTCCCATCTTCAAGATACAGCTTATTTAAATCTGTAATTTCAAGCTCCCCTCTATCTGACGGTTTTACTTTTTTTGCAAACTCTACTACACGGTTATCATAAAAATACAGCCCTGTGACACAGTAGTTAGATTTTGGTTTTTTGGGTTTTTCTTCAACAGATATCACCTTACCATTTGCATCAAACTCAACAATACCAAACCTTTCAGGGTCATTCACATAATAGCCAAAGATGGTAGCCCTGCCATTTTCAGAATTTTTGACTGCGCCTTTTAAATGGCTGGTTAGTCCACTTCCATAAAATATATTATCACCCAAAATCATCGCACAACTATCGTCTCCAATAAACTCTTCCCCTATCAAAAAAGCCTGAGCAAGTCCATCGGGGGACGGTTGTACAGCATATGACAAGCTTATACCAAATTGCTCTCCGCTACCCAATAATTTCTCAAAATTTGGCAAATCATGAGGAGTGGAAATGATTAAAATATCCTTTATACCCGCAAGCATCAATACAGAGAGCGGGTAGTATATCATAGGCTTATCGTAGACTGGCAAAAGCTGTTTGCTTGTGACCATTGTAATTGGCCAAAGCCTTGTTCCACTGCCACCTGCTAAAATGATCCCTTTCATTGTTTTCTCCCTATATTATGCCAATTAACCAACCACACCCAACCTTTCGCGCTTATATCTTTCCTGTAATGGTTCCCACCACCATTTATTTTCAAGATACCACTTTACTGTTTTTTGTATTCCTGAGTCAAATGTTTCTTTTGGTTGCCAGCCCAATTCGTTTTTTATTTTTGTTGCATCGATGGCATAGCGTCTGTCATGACCAGGGCGATCTTTTACATACGTTATAAGATCCGTGTAATGTTGGATATTGGATGATAAATGTTGAATTGAAGGATTATCCTTAACGGGGTAATACTTTTCTAAAATATTGCATACAAGATGCACCACTTCAATGTTTTTCTTTTCATTGTGTCCACCAATATTATAGGTTTCACCTATTTTCCCTTTTGTTGCAACAAGAACCAGTGCTTCCGCGTGATCTTCCACATAAAGCCAATCGCGTATTTGATCGCCTTTCCCATATACAGGCAAAGGCTTACCTTCCATTGCATTTAATATCATTAAAGGAATGAGCTTCTCTGGGAATTGATACGGACCATAATTGTTTGAACAATTAGTGACTATTGTGGGCAATCCATAGGTTCTGTGCCAGGCTCTTACTAAGTGATCAGCGCTTGCTTTGGAAGCAGAATATGGTGAATTTGGTGCATACGGTGTTTTTTCTGTAAATAAAATTTTATTGGCATCGGCCGTTTCATCGGGGTGAGGAAGTTCGCCATAGACTTCGTCAGTAGAAACATGATGAAATCTAAATTTGCTTTTTTGCTCAGGTGTTAACTGATTCCAGTATAATCTTGCTTCTTCCAAAAGGGTATAGGTGCCTAAAATATTTGTTTTTATAAATTCACCAGGTCCATCTATGGATCTATCCACATGCGATTCGGCTGCAAGATGCATGACAATTTGAGGATGATATTCTTTAAAAATCTGGCGAATATCTTTTGCATTGCAAATATCTACTTTTTCAAAAAAATAGTTTGGAGTGCCACCAACTTCTTTTAACGATTCAAGACAGCCTGCATAGGTGAGTTTATCAACATTTACTACTTTATAATTGGTATTCTTAATTAAATATCGAATAACTGCTGAGCCAATAAAACCAGCTCCACCTGTGACGATAATTGTTTGTTGCATTTTGCCCCCTATATAAAAAAATTTGTAGATAGTTAAAATCTTAATCTTTTCGTAAAAAATCCATAAATAAAAAGTTTAAAAAATTTGTTTATCTATGGCTGCTCTTTTTGCTTTCCCATCCTGCACCTTTGAATATTTAATGTTTCTCAGGGAATGCATAGATAATACTTTTTATACATGGGTGAGGATTAGATAGGTATGATTTAAGCAAACCCTCAACTTGATTCACCTTACTGCACTACTCATACCTGGAGGGAAGTCTGCCAATTGCTCTATTTTATCCCAATTATCCTGGAACCATTCAATTACGGATAATTCTTCTTCCAACTCTGATTTGAGTATGTTTTCTATCATATTTTTCATAAAACTTTTTGTTAATAAAGATAAATCTTCCTGAGTCTTACAATTCTTACTTAACTCTTTGAAATCCACATCTTCAAGAACTTCTGATTTACTCAATTTCATGTCTTTCATAATCTCATTACTCCTTCAGTTTGTTGTTTTATTATACCAATTTTTACAACTTACACAAACTTTGAAGCACTATCCTTTTAGGAATACACCTGAGTCATTTTACTGAAAATTGTATAAAAATACAACTTAAATTTTGTTATTTTTTATCAAAACAACGCTTCCATAAATCCTCTTGATGGCCTTTGAAAAAGGGAGGTTTACTCTATTTGAAAATTACAAACATTTATTGACACTAACTCCATAATTTTATTCTGTCAGGATGTATAAGTTTTTCTGCCTTATAGGCAGGCATTGAATCTGCAGTGGTATATGCTGGCTGAAAAATCAAGACCAATTTTATGCACTTCTTAATTCATCATCCACGATTCTTCCTTCTTTAAATATATCCACACATCTTTCAAAATCATATTCTTTCCTTCTGGAATATGACATTATCCAACTATAATGAGGTATTATAACTTTGTTTCTGTTTTTCTCTGATTCTTTATATATCTGATCAAAAGTCTTATAATTTAAAGACTGATGAAATCTTGTCTTATTGTAAAAATTCATATATTTACTTACTCCAACTTTTAACTCTTTAAGATTTCTATACTCTTTCAGAAAGATCTCCTCGTATTTTATTGTTCTCCAGAATCTTTCTATATATATGTTATCTAAAGCTCTTCCAACTCCGTCCATTGATATCTTTATTCCATTTGCTTCCAGCACCGCTGTAAATGCCTTGCTTGTATACTGACCACCCTGATCTGTATTAAATATCTCCGGTTTTCCATATTTATTTAAAGCCCTGCATAATACTTCCAGACAAAATCCTGTATCCTGCGTGTTTGATATCCCCCCATGACAATATCTTTCTTGAATACAAATCTATTATGGTGTTAGTTTTTTTTGAACCATTCAACTTCAACTTTCAGTTTTCCAATTTCTTTGTAAAGCTCATCTACATTGACTTCTTCATTCTTTCTGCTTTTTTTATCTGCTTTAAAAACTTCACTTGAATTTTCTAAAAATTCTCTTTTCCAGGTTCTTAACAGATTCTGATGTATATCATATATTTGAGCTATTTCACTCAGACTTTTTTCTTCCTTCAATCAATATTTCTATACACACTTTTGCTTTAAATTCCGGGCTGAATTCTCTTCTTTCTTTTTACTCATAATCTCTTCCTCCATATATTTTATTATACATGGATTTATAAATTAAGACTATGGTCCTATTTCTTCAGACAGCATATAACCGGCTGGGCTCAAGTTAATTACCCTTATGGTAAAAATTTAGAAGATACAAAACAAAAGCTTATGTATGATCTTTATTTTATAAAATATTGGAATATCTGGCTTGAGCTAAAAATTGTTTGGAAAACGGCTTGGACTGTTATTAAGAAGAAGGGAGTTTAATATATCAGTTTTTAAGGATTGTTTTTATTGTTTCTAAATATTTATTTATTACTATTTTTTCATCAAATTCGTTAATCATTTTAATTCGTCCGGCTTCTCCCATAGTTTTTCTTTCTTCATAAGATAGTTTTAACATTTTTTCCATTTTATTTGCTAAATCATTCGCATTTTTAGGCTTACATAAAAAGCCATTTACTCCATCATCCACAACATCCCTGCAACCTACGCTATCAGTAGTAATTATCGGTTTTGCCATACTTGCACTTTCTAATAGTGTTCGAGGTGTTCCTTCTCTATATGATGGCAATACTATACAGTCTGCTTTTTTGATAAACTCTCTTACATCATCTGTTACGCCAAGGTATTTAACTAACCCTTCATCTACCCAGATATTCATTTTTTCTTTTGTTATTGCAGTAGGATTTACTACATCCAATGGACCTAAAAGTTGAAACTCAACATTTTTATATTTACTTTTTATAATTTTAGCTGCTTCTACATACTCACCTATACCTTTATCCCATAACATACGGGCTATAAGTAAAAATCTAAATTTATTATCTTTATTTTCATCTTCTAATGGAACAAATTTCTTTGCATCAACTCCACTTCCAGGCAACACATCGCATTTATTTTTTTTAACCAATCCCTCATTTATAAATAATTCTTTATCATCCCTATTTTGAAAAAAAATTTTATCTGCTTTTCTTTGAGAATATTTATACAACCATTTAGCTATTTTTGTTACAAAATTTTCTTTTATAAACAGTGTTCCCAAGCCTGCAATATTGTTAATGGTCTTGATTCCCAATAAACTACAAGCTATTGTTCCATAAATGTTTGGTTTAATTGTATAATTTAAAACAATATCAGGTTGTATCTTTTTATAGAGTTTATAAAATTCCATTGTGGTCTTCATATCTTCTATTGGATTTGTCCCTTTATTATTCATCCAAATATTGTGATATTCAAACTCTTCTTTTAATCTTTCTGTATATTTGTCATAAGGTGCAACTATAAAAACTTCATAACCTTGATTTTTCAACTCTCTTGCTAAATTTAACCGGAAATTATAAATACTCCAAGAGGTATTTGATGAAATTACTATTTTTTTATTCACTTTCTAATGCCTTCTTTAAAACTTCTAAATATTTTTTTTGTGATTCTTGCAATGAATAAAAATTATTTACTTTTTTAAATCCGTTTATGCCAAACTCTTCAACAATATCACGATTAGTATAAAAAAACTTAAGTTTTTCATAAAATTCATTCTCATTATTTACTAAAAAACCATTAACACTATCTTCAACAATAATGTTATTTTCTCCCACTGGAGATGCTATTACTGGTTTTTTGCATCCCATATACTGAATAAGCTTAAATCCACATTTCCCTCTTTCAAAAGGTTCGTCAACTAAAGGCATTATACCTACATCAAATTTGCATATTTCTTCAACCTCATT
The Deferrivibrio essentukiensis DNA segment above includes these coding regions:
- the rfbA gene encoding glucose-1-phosphate thymidylyltransferase RfbA, with the translated sequence MKGIILAGGSGTRLWPITMVTSKQLLPVYDKPMIYYPLSVLMLAGIKDILIISTPHDLPNFEKLLGSGEQFGISLSYAVQPSPDGLAQAFLIGEEFIGDDSCAMILGDNIFYGSGLTSHLKGAVKNSENGRATIFGYYVNDPERFGIVEFDANGKVISVEEKPKKPKSNYCVTGLYFYDNRVVEFAKKVKPSDRGELEITDLNKLYLEDGTLDVKLLGRGYAWLDTGTVDSLIDAAEFVKVLEKRQGIKIAAIEEIAYHNGWIDKNTLLVAAKKYGKSPYGEHLRKVGEGKIIY
- a CDS encoding transposase, with translation MKEEKSLSEIAQIYDIHQNLLRTWKREFLENSSEVFKADKKSRKNEEVNVDELYKEIGKLKVEVEWFKKN
- a CDS encoding glycosyltransferase family 4 protein is translated as MNKKIVISSNTSWSIYNFRLNLARELKNQGYEVFIVAPYDKYTERLKEEFEYHNIWMNNKGTNPIEDMKTTMEFYKLYKKIQPDIVLNYTIKPNIYGTIACSLLGIKTINNIAGLGTLFIKENFVTKIAKWLYKYSQRKADKIFFQNRDDKELFINEGLVKKNKCDVLPGSGVDAKKFVPLEDENKDNKFRFLLIARMLWDKGIGEYVEAAKIIKSKYKNVEFQLLGPLDVVNPTAITKEKMNIWVDEGLVKYLGVTDDVREFIKKADCIVLPSYREGTPRTLLESASMAKPIITTDSVGCRDVVDDGVNGFLCKPKNANDLANKMEKMLKLSYEERKTMGEAGRIKMINEFDEKIVINKYLETIKTILKN
- a CDS encoding sugar transferase, whose amino-acid sequence is MTGWAQVNYPYGKNLEDTKQKLMYDLYFIKYWNIWLELKIVWKTAWTVIKKKGV
- a CDS encoding integrase core domain-containing protein, which encodes MLEANGIKISMDGVGRALDNIYIERFWRTIKYEEIFLKEYRNLKELKVGVSKYMNFYNKTRFHQSLNYKTFDQIYKESEKNRNKVIIPHYSWIMSYSRRKEYDFERCVDIFKEGRIVDDELRSA
- the rfbB gene encoding dTDP-glucose 4,6-dehydratase — protein: MQQTIIVTGGAGFIGSAVIRYLIKNTNYKVVNVDKLTYAGCLESLKEVGGTPNYFFEKVDICNAKDIRQIFKEYHPQIVMHLAAESHVDRSIDGPGEFIKTNILGTYTLLEEARLYWNQLTPEQKSKFRFHHVSTDEVYGELPHPDETADANKILFTEKTPYAPNSPYSASKASADHLVRAWHRTYGLPTIVTNCSNNYGPYQFPEKLIPLMILNAMEGKPLPVYGKGDQIRDWLYVEDHAEALVLVATKGKIGETYNIGGHNEKKNIEVVHLVCNILEKYYPVKDNPSIQHLSSNIQHYTDLITYVKDRPGHDRRYAIDATKIKNELGWQPKETFDSGIQKTVKWYLENKWWWEPLQERYKRERLGVVG